Below is a genomic region from Borrelia sp. P9F1.
CAACCAATATTAAGGCACATCTTAAAATCAGATTTATCGCTAAATTCTTGGCAAAGATATTTAAAGTATATCATCTTGATAAAAATTTAACTTACGACATTGTAAATGGAATCAATAGTGTACTCCTAGCAAGAGAATATATTGGAACAGATAACAGTTTTAACCTACTCTTTGCTAGTTATCTTTATACAAATGTAGAACTTACTACTAATCCAGACAAGTCAGGTGAGATTATAATAAAACTCCTTGACAATATTAAATCTCCTTTTAGAAGGTATATCGTACACAATAAGTTAGACAAAATAGTCAAAGATGAAAAGTTCTTCAGATTTAAAAAAATTGTTATATCGTACTCTGAGAGAAAATACAAACTCACATTTAATTACATGCCATTAAATTATACAAGTTCAATCTATGAGTTTATCAAAAGCCTTATTCCTGTTGGAAGGGTCGTGCGTATTAAGGATAGGGATGACCAAGTGATAATGAGTAATTTAGCTCAGGAGGAAAAGGAGAAAGAAGTTTTAAGTACTACTATAAAGAAATTGCAGCCCGCTTTTTATTCCTACACTGATGCACTAGATGACACTAGTAAGGACATTGTCTTAACATGTAGATAAGTCAACAATAAAAAAGGAGAGGATTTATGAGTCAGGAAGTAGACACAGATAATGAAATACAAATTAAGGACTTAAATAAAAAATCAAAAGCGGAGCCTAATGATTTATTGCTACTAGATGACCCTTTAACCAGCTGTAATGCCATAACTTATAAAAATTTTTATGAACAAATAAGGGAGGCTACTTACACAGACCTACCTAAACTAATAGAACATTTAGAAAAGCTAAACACCATACAAGACTTAAAAAAAGATACTTCCCTTACAG
It encodes:
- a CDS encoding DUF735 family protein, producing MDTAHNSTYNIPEALRNTQLGKVIDNEIEYKKFILNEIREITDNFSSTNIKAHLKIRFIAKFLAKIFKVYHLDKNLTYDIVNGINSVLLAREYIGTDNSFNLLFASYLYTNVELTTNPDKSGEIIIKLLDNIKSPFRRYIVHNKLDKIVKDEKFFRFKKIVISYSERKYKLTFNYMPLNYTSSIYEFIKSLIPVGRVVRIKDRDDQVIMSNLAQEEKEKEVLSTTIKKLQPAFYSYTDALDDTSKDIVLTCR